The following coding sequences are from one Streptomyces sp. NBC_01232 window:
- a CDS encoding N-acetyltransferase, whose translation MSWLPDNFVHPVLVPLPGSGHHLRPIREADTPLDYPAVMGSRERLWVIFGPAWGWPAATMTYEADQADLLRHEREIAAHQSFNYALFDAAETALLGCVYIDPPERAGADGEISWWVVDELVGSKVEQALDELVPQWIAADWPFEQPRFLGREISWSDWLALPEHPDA comes from the coding sequence ATGAGCTGGCTCCCCGACAACTTCGTCCATCCCGTCCTGGTACCGCTGCCGGGCAGTGGTCATCACCTGCGGCCGATCCGGGAGGCGGACACCCCGCTCGACTATCCGGCTGTGATGGGTTCGCGCGAGCGGCTGTGGGTCATCTTCGGCCCAGCCTGGGGCTGGCCCGCGGCCACCATGACCTACGAGGCCGACCAGGCCGACCTGTTGCGGCACGAGAGGGAGATCGCCGCACACCAGTCCTTCAATTACGCGCTGTTCGACGCGGCGGAGACAGCTCTGCTCGGCTGCGTCTACATCGACCCACCGGAGAGGGCCGGTGCGGACGGCGAGATCTCCTGGTGGGTGGTCGACGAGCTGGTGGGCAGCAAGGTCGAACAGGCCCTCGACGAGCTGGTGCCGCAGTGGATCGCCGCCGACTGGCCGTTCGAGCAGCCGCGCTTCCTCGGTCGAGAGATCTCTTGGTCGGACTGGCTCGCCCTGCCGGAACACCCCGACGCGTAA
- a CDS encoding 4'-phosphopantetheinyl transferase family protein, whose product MITHINQLGPETPHTGPAPTGTQAIVWSLDTTAHTIGGHHIHDAHTILDTEERTKAARFLQPDDRHRYTTSHLALRILLGKYLNQPPQHITLTREPCPTCGGPHGRPALTHPNLHFSLSHSGNLAYIALAATPVGIDIEQTPTPQTVNDIINTLHPTETTELNNLTPDQQPPALARLWARKEACLKATGTGLSQGLTHPYVSTHPTPPPTPGWTLTDLPTPHGYTAALAQTQPPTTPHHSPTTAAQSAEPHQLRLGHTSVARTDST is encoded by the coding sequence ATGATCACCCACATCAACCAACTCGGACCCGAAACACCCCACACCGGACCCGCACCCACCGGCACACAAGCCATCGTCTGGTCCCTCGACACCACCGCCCACACCATCGGCGGACACCACATCCACGACGCACACACCATCCTGGACACCGAAGAACGCACCAAAGCCGCCCGCTTCCTACAACCCGACGACCGCCACCGCTACACCACCTCCCACCTCGCCCTCCGCATCCTCCTCGGCAAATACCTCAACCAACCCCCCCAACACATCACCCTCACCCGCGAACCCTGCCCCACCTGCGGCGGCCCCCACGGCCGACCCGCCCTCACCCACCCCAACCTCCACTTCTCCCTCTCCCACAGCGGCAACCTCGCCTACATCGCCCTCGCCGCCACCCCCGTCGGCATCGACATCGAACAAACCCCCACCCCCCAAACCGTCAACGACATCATCAACACCCTCCACCCCACCGAAACCACCGAACTCAACAACCTCACACCCGACCAACAACCCCCCGCACTCGCCCGCCTCTGGGCCCGCAAAGAAGCCTGCCTCAAAGCCACCGGCACCGGACTCTCCCAAGGCCTCACCCACCCCTACGTCAGCACCCACCCCACCCCACCACCCACACCCGGCTGGACCCTCACCGACCTCCCCACCCCCCACGGCTACACCGCCGCCCTCGCCCAAACCCAACCACCCACCACCCCACACCACTCACCCACGACCGCCGCTCAGTCCGCGGAGCCCCACCAGCTCCGACTCGGACACACCTCGGTCGCCCGGACGGATTCGACCTGA
- a CDS encoding spore-associated protein, with product MKFTRSVLTTTAFAALALGATTALAAPATAAPNTTPQKVCGSAYKTVNSAAIGSLGTVYLTYNASNGKNCVATIRNNPGAAVDMALWIEVPATWERGEDFGRYTSYAGPAYVYGKGHCVDWGGGISNVHVQVYNSNCGARKEHRVTEVR from the coding sequence ATGAAATTCACCCGTTCCGTCCTTACCACCACCGCATTCGCCGCCCTGGCCCTGGGGGCCACGACCGCGCTGGCGGCGCCCGCCACCGCCGCGCCCAACACCACGCCGCAGAAGGTCTGCGGAAGCGCCTACAAGACCGTGAACTCGGCCGCCATCGGCTCGCTGGGCACCGTCTACCTGACGTACAACGCCTCGAACGGCAAGAACTGCGTCGCGACCATCCGCAACAACCCCGGTGCGGCCGTGGACATGGCCCTCTGGATCGAAGTTCCCGCCACCTGGGAGCGGGGCGAGGACTTCGGCCGGTACACGTCGTACGCGGGCCCGGCGTACGTGTACGGCAAGGGCCACTGCGTCGACTGGGGCGGGGGCATCAGCAACGTGCACGTGCAGGTCTACAACTCCAACTGCGGCGCGCGCAAGGAGCACCGGGTCACCGAGGTCCGCTGA
- a CDS encoding protein-glutamine gamma-glutamyltransferase, whose amino-acid sequence MYKRSGFLALTTVGVVLCTAGLTPSVSQAAGSADGEKGSYAEKHGLTVDDIGHINALNEKALNLGQPGRPAGGLLPSATESLRASASAGDRVTPPAEPLDSMPDAYRAHGDRAATGISNYIRKWQQAYSHRDGKPQQMTEAQREQLSYGCVGVTWVNSGPYPTNKLAFASFDENKYKDTLETTGPRPGETRAEFEGRIAKQSFDETKGFKRARDVASVMNKALENAHNEGAYLSNLKAELTKSNDALSKEDSRSNFYSALRNTPAFKDRNGGNYDPSKMKAVIYSKHFWSGQDPRNPSDKRKYGDPDAFRPDQSTGLVDMSKDRNTSRSPAKPGESYVNFDYGWFGDQNEANPDNTIWTHANHYHSPGGAMGPMQVYESKFRNWSSGYTDFDRGTYIVTFIPKDWNTAPAKVKQGWP is encoded by the coding sequence ATGTACAAACGCTCGGGGTTTCTCGCCCTCACCACGGTGGGCGTAGTGCTGTGCACCGCTGGTCTCACGCCTTCGGTCAGCCAGGCAGCTGGCAGTGCCGACGGCGAGAAGGGGTCCTACGCCGAAAAGCACGGCCTGACAGTGGATGACATCGGGCACATCAACGCACTGAACGAGAAGGCTCTGAATCTGGGTCAGCCCGGCAGGCCGGCGGGAGGGTTACTGCCGAGTGCCACCGAGTCCCTCAGGGCCTCAGCATCGGCCGGCGACAGGGTGACCCCTCCAGCCGAGCCGCTCGACAGCATGCCCGATGCGTACCGGGCCCACGGAGACAGGGCAGCTACCGGCATCAGCAACTACATACGCAAGTGGCAGCAGGCGTACAGCCACCGCGACGGCAAACCTCAGCAGATGACCGAAGCGCAGCGAGAACAGCTGTCCTACGGGTGCGTCGGCGTCACGTGGGTCAATTCAGGCCCCTACCCGACGAACAAGCTGGCCTTCGCGTCCTTTGACGAGAACAAGTACAAGGACACTCTGGAGACCACGGGTCCACGGCCGGGCGAGACGCGGGCCGAGTTCGAGGGGCGCATCGCCAAGCAGAGCTTCGATGAGACAAAAGGGTTCAAACGGGCTCGTGATGTGGCATCCGTCATGAACAAGGCCCTGGAGAACGCCCACAACGAGGGGGCCTATCTCAGCAACCTCAAGGCAGAGCTCACGAAAAGCAACGACGCTCTGTCCAAAGAAGACAGCCGTTCGAACTTCTACTCAGCCCTGAGGAACACACCGGCCTTCAAGGATCGAAACGGGGGCAACTACGACCCGTCCAAAATGAAGGCGGTCATCTACTCGAAGCACTTCTGGAGCGGACAGGACCCCAGGAACCCCTCCGACAAGAGGAAGTACGGCGACCCGGACGCCTTCCGCCCCGACCAGAGCACCGGCCTGGTCGACATGTCGAAGGACAGGAACACCTCGCGCAGCCCCGCCAAGCCCGGCGAGAGCTACGTCAACTTCGACTACGGCTGGTTCGGGGACCAGAATGAAGCGAACCCCGACAACACCATATGGACCCATGCCAACCACTACCACTCGCCCGGCGGCGCCATGGGGCCCATGCAGGTGTACGAGAGCAAGTTCCGCAACTGGTCCAGCGGCTACACCGACTTCGACCGCGGAACCTACATCGTCACCTTCATACCCAAGGACTGGAACACCGCCCCCGCCAAGGTGAAGCAGGGCTGGCCGTAA
- a CDS encoding DUF3253 domain-containing protein: MTDTDRQMDQRLERAILELLERRGPTATICPSDAARAVYGGDDDGWRAYMEPARRAARRLVMAGEVEITQAGHPVEPATARGPIRIRRTR; encoded by the coding sequence GTGACCGACACCGATCGGCAGATGGATCAGCGCCTGGAGCGAGCCATCCTGGAGCTGCTGGAGCGTAGGGGCCCGACCGCGACGATCTGTCCTTCCGACGCCGCCCGGGCTGTGTACGGAGGGGACGACGACGGCTGGCGCGCGTACATGGAACCGGCCCGCAGAGCGGCCCGGAGGCTGGTCATGGCTGGCGAAGTGGAGATCACTCAGGCCGGTCACCCCGTCGAGCCTGCTACGGCCCGCGGTCCGATTCGTATCCGCCGTACCCGCTGA
- a CDS encoding PRC-barrel domain-containing protein, whose translation MITQDQLEAIAGCAAYTDQGQRLGQVEYVLVDDTTGRPEWVRITDRSSGLGGVFVPLRQAELRDGRLVAPYPVALIEQAPCAALDCGNVLSVAEEEQLYGHYGVRDARDEVNAEGGAGWGAMDRAQAIREGTAGQEHAVSRLRPVQPGR comes from the coding sequence GTGATCACTCAAGACCAACTCGAGGCCATTGCCGGATGTGCGGCGTACACGGACCAGGGGCAGCGCTTGGGCCAGGTGGAGTACGTCCTGGTGGACGACACCACCGGCAGGCCCGAATGGGTACGGATCACCGACCGGTCTTCGGGGTTGGGCGGTGTGTTCGTTCCATTGCGCCAGGCGGAGCTGCGGGACGGGCGCCTGGTGGCCCCGTATCCGGTGGCGCTGATCGAGCAGGCTCCCTGCGCGGCGCTGGACTGCGGGAACGTGCTCTCAGTGGCGGAGGAGGAGCAGCTGTACGGCCACTACGGCGTGCGGGATGCACGCGACGAAGTGAATGCGGAGGGCGGCGCGGGGTGGGGGGCGATGGACCGGGCGCAGGCCATTCGCGAGGGCACGGCAGGCCAAGAGCACGCCGTCTCCCGCCTACGACCGGTGCAGCCGGGGCGGTGA
- a CDS encoding STAS domain-containing protein has product MSLRDFTVGVAEQPERTVVSVSGDIDFETCSLLSRVVDALVLPGRTLVLDLTRITFLGTSALHVLLALRARAIEEEWTLELAGTPDQGLRVLELTATRHLFSLHPAMAPTPR; this is encoded by the coding sequence ATGAGCCTCAGAGACTTCACCGTCGGCGTTGCCGAGCAGCCGGAGCGGACCGTCGTGTCCGTGAGCGGCGACATCGACTTCGAGACCTGCTCCTTGCTGAGCCGCGTCGTGGACGCGCTCGTTCTGCCCGGCCGGACGCTGGTCCTTGACCTCACCCGCATCACTTTCCTGGGCACCAGCGCCCTCCACGTCCTGCTCGCTCTACGCGCTCGCGCCATCGAGGAGGAATGGACCCTCGAGCTCGCCGGCACCCCCGACCAGGGGCTGCGCGTCCTGGAGCTCACTGCCACCCGCCACCTGTTCAGCCTCCACCCCGCCATGGCACCCACTCCGAGGTGA
- a CDS encoding SGNH/GDSL hydrolase family protein produces MNGDESAEQAGRRDRRGILLWWGPRVLFVVGAVVLVVESSRGVPLSELYGALIFFGVCSVVFVVRQLWVGHQRRPGGDPPQWLVWAAAFLTAAGVLVLVVHGAGVEGDALPLVGSVLLLLGLGWFVEAWRGAKPGQPRKALRRWGVALCALTVVTAGAVAVLLPKVKGGLFLALLIALGVALFVALPLGLNVLSEWGVRRLRERKSAAGPEAGFGVVGWLGIAWFVVVFLAVACLWYFDWVLAAVLVAMALVLLLAIVSNTHADVALVLAALCVLAAAPPEHPKPQALHPAGGERVLVAIGDSYMSGEGAGSYFEGTDDGGRNECRRSPSAYAVGLATGNRRFDRLLFLACSGARTFNVIAKPGAGFFKVQRGEPGTQIDQLASQASPFRPALVIVTLGGNDAGFAVLGEACIAPGGCEEQESVFTSNLPKVRGALTATFRSLRKALPAGVPIVAVPYPQPFDTPDSCKGVALTKTERDFIHRFVDEVDKTMFDAATDANVDIEYLAEMKDSLKAHRLQLCQGRKSDAGINFVDIASVNGFASQRFSPAKWIHNSLHPNERGHEAMLDTFTTWLDDHPELLERRAPTGQGQATSQALSAPEPECSMTKNPGNPHCQDRIRAWELEQTRGRWPWLLLVLFGLAVLWAASIAVFSLLPGTGPSYRGPASRPRAR; encoded by the coding sequence ATGAACGGTGACGAGTCGGCGGAGCAGGCCGGCCGAAGGGACCGGCGTGGCATCCTGCTGTGGTGGGGGCCGCGGGTCCTGTTCGTCGTGGGTGCCGTGGTGCTCGTCGTGGAGTCGAGCCGCGGAGTGCCGCTCTCGGAGCTGTACGGTGCGCTGATTTTCTTCGGCGTGTGCAGTGTCGTCTTCGTCGTGCGACAGCTGTGGGTGGGGCATCAGCGACGGCCGGGCGGGGACCCGCCGCAGTGGCTGGTGTGGGCGGCCGCGTTCCTGACCGCCGCAGGAGTGCTGGTGCTCGTTGTCCACGGGGCGGGTGTCGAGGGGGACGCCCTGCCGCTCGTCGGCTCGGTCCTGCTGCTGCTCGGTCTGGGTTGGTTCGTCGAGGCGTGGCGGGGGGCCAAACCTGGTCAGCCGAGGAAGGCCCTCCGGCGGTGGGGTGTGGCCCTGTGTGCCCTGACCGTGGTGACTGCGGGCGCGGTTGCCGTCCTGCTGCCCAAGGTCAAGGGCGGCCTCTTCCTGGCCCTGCTCATCGCCCTCGGCGTGGCCCTCTTCGTGGCCTTGCCGCTCGGGCTCAATGTCTTGTCCGAGTGGGGCGTACGCCGACTGCGTGAGCGGAAGTCTGCTGCGGGACCCGAAGCTGGTTTCGGCGTCGTCGGGTGGCTGGGTATCGCCTGGTTCGTCGTGGTCTTCCTGGCCGTCGCATGTCTTTGGTATTTCGACTGGGTGCTGGCTGCGGTCCTCGTCGCCATGGCGCTGGTGCTGCTGCTGGCCATCGTGTCCAACACGCATGCAGACGTCGCCCTCGTGCTCGCGGCGCTTTGCGTGCTCGCGGCGGCTCCCCCCGAGCACCCCAAACCGCAGGCCCTCCATCCGGCCGGAGGGGAGCGCGTCCTCGTGGCGATCGGCGACTCCTACATGTCGGGCGAGGGCGCGGGCAGTTACTTCGAGGGAACCGACGACGGTGGCCGCAACGAATGCCGGCGCTCGCCTTCCGCATACGCGGTGGGACTCGCCACGGGGAACCGGCGGTTCGACCGTCTGTTGTTCCTTGCATGTTCTGGGGCGCGGACCTTCAACGTCATCGCGAAACCCGGTGCAGGCTTCTTCAAGGTGCAGAGGGGCGAGCCAGGCACCCAGATCGATCAGCTCGCGAGTCAGGCATCACCGTTCCGCCCCGCACTCGTCATCGTGACCCTGGGAGGCAACGACGCCGGCTTCGCCGTCCTCGGAGAGGCGTGCATCGCACCCGGGGGCTGCGAGGAGCAGGAGTCGGTGTTCACGAGCAACCTGCCAAAGGTCCGAGGGGCCCTCACCGCGACGTTCCGGTCGCTGAGGAAGGCCCTGCCCGCCGGTGTGCCCATCGTGGCCGTGCCCTACCCGCAGCCGTTCGACACACCCGACAGCTGCAAGGGAGTGGCTCTGACGAAGACCGAGCGGGACTTCATCCACCGGTTCGTGGACGAGGTCGACAAGACGATGTTTGACGCCGCAACCGACGCCAACGTGGACATCGAGTACCTGGCCGAGATGAAGGACAGCCTCAAGGCGCACCGGCTCCAGCTGTGCCAGGGGAGAAAGAGCGACGCTGGCATCAACTTCGTGGACATCGCATCGGTCAACGGCTTCGCCTCGCAGCGGTTCAGCCCGGCCAAATGGATCCACAACAGCCTCCACCCGAACGAGCGCGGCCACGAAGCCATGCTCGACACCTTCACCACCTGGCTGGACGACCACCCCGAACTGCTGGAACGACGCGCCCCCACCGGCCAGGGGCAGGCCACGAGCCAGGCCTTGTCGGCCCCCGAGCCCGAATGCAGCATGACCAAGAACCCCGGGAACCCGCACTGTCAGGACCGGATCCGCGCCTGGGAGCTGGAACAGACCAGGGGGCGCTGGCCCTGGCTGCTGCTTGTGCTGTTCGGACTGGCCGTCCTGTGGGCCGCGAGCATTGCCGTCTTCAGCCTGCTCCCCGGAACGGGACCGTCCTACCGGGGACCCGCTTCCAGGCCGCGGGCGAGGTAG
- a CDS encoding helix-turn-helix domain-containing protein, which yields MSADVIAELVAELGPSWHDRHQARLVARPRKGAVGAGSKHRLVFIDRLLATLVHLRHGATHDVLACWFGVDRSTVTRAIGEVRPLLAERGCTISQGLRLRTLAEVIDHPGSSGQTGIIDGTEIRVRRPAAGMRKVPAAEVARPTKAAALEDLRGAVAPGGALGEGAVLNGYQSVETGRGRVVPGQTEGMADVFSRQVSGTLTRLFASWQVSRSAGRCGPQRASLVPESRAPAPDDTRSLS from the coding sequence TTGTCAGCCGACGTGATCGCCGAACTCGTTGCCGAGTTGGGTCCGTCATGGCATGACCGGCACCAGGCGAGATTGGTGGCCAGGCCGCGGAAGGGGGCCGTCGGCGCTGGCTCAAAGCACCGGCTGGTCTTCATCGACCGGCTCCTGGCCACGCTGGTGCACCTCCGCCATGGGGCCACTCACGATGTGCTGGCCTGCTGGTTCGGTGTTGACCGGTCCACCGTCACCCGGGCCATCGGCGAAGTCCGGCCTCTACTGGCCGAGCGAGGCTGCACCATCTCCCAGGGACTTCGCCTGCGGACGCTCGCCGAGGTCATCGACCACCCCGGTTCCAGCGGGCAGACCGGAATCATCGACGGCACAGAGATCCGCGTCCGCAGGCCGGCCGCGGGAATGCGGAAGGTACCAGCAGCCGAGGTTGCGAGACCAACGAAAGCGGCGGCACTTGAGGATCTCCGCGGAGCCGTTGCCCCGGGCGGTGCCCTCGGCGAGGGTGCCGTTCTGAATGGCTACCAATCCGTAGAAACGGGCCGCGGTCGAGTCGTGCCTGGTCAGACCGAAGGGATGGCCGACGTGTTCTCGCGGCAGGTGTCGGGCACGTTGACGCGACTCTTTGCGAGTTGGCAAGTTTCGCGCTCAGCCGGTCGTTGCGGACCACAGCGCGCTTCATTGGTACCCGAGTCACGCGCTCCGGCCCCGGACGACACGCGATCGCTGTCCTGA
- a CDS encoding DDE-type integrase/transposase/recombinase: MGIGKVYSFHITLSYSRDPFCCFTTSQDLQTFFDCHRRAFAHFGGVPMTIVYDRTKTVVRRHVAPGEAVPLHPEAVGFAGHYDFDIDVLAAYRPTGKGRVERQVLIVRDHVLSGRSFSSVEEMDAAFAAWVPQRRAQAHRTHQQIIGERAARDHMTLKPLPETPYLVAERHLRPVGKDCLVAFGGNL, encoded by the coding sequence ATGGGCATCGGGAAGGTCTACTCCTTCCACATAACGCTGTCGTACTCGCGCGACCCGTTCTGCTGCTTCACCACCAGCCAGGACCTCCAGACGTTCTTCGACTGCCACCGCCGGGCCTTCGCCCACTTCGGTGGCGTCCCGATGACGATCGTCTACGACCGCACGAAGACCGTCGTCCGCCGCCACGTCGCTCCGGGCGAGGCGGTCCCGCTGCACCCGGAAGCGGTCGGGTTCGCCGGCCACTATGACTTCGACATCGACGTCCTGGCCGCCTACCGGCCCACCGGCAAGGGCCGCGTCGAACGGCAGGTCCTCATCGTCCGTGACCACGTCCTGTCCGGCCGGTCCTTCTCCTCCGTCGAGGAGATGGACGCCGCCTTCGCCGCATGGGTGCCGCAGCGACGGGCTCAGGCCCACAGGACTCACCAGCAGATCATCGGAGAGCGGGCGGCCCGCGACCACATGACCCTCAAACCGCTGCCGGAGACTCCGTATCTGGTGGCCGAGCGGCACCTGCGGCCGGTCGGCAAGGACTGCCTGGTCGCCTTCGGCGGCAACCTCTAG
- a CDS encoding GNAT family N-acetyltransferase — protein sequence MIKSYSGAVSLPDGLVLRQARPADLDQIGALLSERGEPDDAVDHRLVVSDPDAGLSACAVVVDGDRVVSTATLLDEEVCIGGIRLPAGQVELVATATEYEGRGLVRALMHWAHERSAERGHVVQAMIGIPYFYRLFGYEYAIDIPQAPALNVNALPPGDGTATLRAARPSDIPAMAALQASAQSGFDVTMPHSAACWRWLLDHGASSLWVLEQAGTVIATARTTPPGEEMLLAEAAARDEAAARDLLSGVAALASGDDPLRIVHRAGTVTGNAWQEFVDHEPRGNAEQYYLRIPDVAALLDRLRPVFRQRLATAGVDRTGRDIVISTFGAHYRIPVLTGGLGEVVTGGPIQSPGAVEGAGVAPDHLAALLFGPHGMEGLTRIRPDVYSADEELFQVLFPPLTADVLSYYLPY from the coding sequence ATGATCAAAAGCTATTCCGGAGCTGTTTCGTTGCCCGACGGCCTCGTCCTGCGGCAGGCGAGGCCCGCAGATCTTGACCAGATCGGCGCGCTCCTGTCCGAGCGCGGTGAGCCTGACGACGCCGTCGACCACCGGCTGGTGGTCAGCGACCCCGACGCGGGCCTGTCCGCCTGTGCCGTGGTCGTCGACGGCGACCGGGTCGTGTCCACCGCGACGCTCCTCGACGAGGAGGTGTGCATCGGTGGCATCCGTCTGCCCGCCGGGCAGGTGGAACTGGTCGCCACCGCGACCGAGTACGAGGGACGCGGGCTCGTCAGGGCGCTGATGCACTGGGCTCACGAGCGCTCTGCCGAGCGCGGCCACGTCGTCCAGGCCATGATCGGAATCCCGTACTTCTACCGGTTGTTCGGCTATGAGTACGCCATCGACATCCCGCAGGCGCCGGCGCTGAACGTGAACGCCCTGCCGCCCGGCGATGGGACGGCGACGCTCCGTGCCGCCCGGCCCTCCGACATCCCCGCCATGGCCGCCCTGCAGGCCTCGGCCCAGAGCGGGTTCGATGTGACCATGCCGCACTCGGCGGCGTGCTGGCGCTGGCTCCTGGACCACGGGGCGAGCAGCCTCTGGGTTCTGGAGCAGGCCGGCACGGTCATCGCCACCGCGCGCACCACGCCTCCCGGTGAGGAGATGCTCCTGGCCGAGGCAGCGGCGCGCGACGAGGCGGCGGCCCGCGACCTCTTGAGCGGCGTCGCCGCTCTGGCATCCGGCGACGATCCACTACGGATCGTCCATCGGGCGGGCACCGTGACGGGCAACGCGTGGCAGGAGTTCGTCGACCACGAACCGCGCGGAAATGCAGAGCAGTACTACCTCCGCATCCCGGATGTCGCAGCGCTGCTCGACCGGCTGCGTCCGGTGTTCCGGCAGCGCCTCGCCACGGCCGGGGTCGACCGCACCGGCCGGGACATCGTCATCTCCACCTTCGGCGCCCACTACCGGATTCCCGTCCTCACGGGCGGGCTCGGTGAGGTCGTCACCGGCGGCCCGATACAGTCGCCGGGAGCTGTGGAAGGCGCCGGGGTGGCGCCCGACCATCTGGCCGCCCTGCTGTTCGGCCCGCACGGAATGGAGGGGCTGACCCGGATCCGCCCCGACGTCTACTCCGCGGACGAAGAGCTGTTCCAGGTGCTCTTCCCTCCCCTCACTGCCGACGTGCTCAGCTACTACCTGCCGTACTAG
- a CDS encoding L-threonylcarbamoyladenylate synthase: MAVRFDCSTASGRGDGLREAASAVRRGDLVVLPTDTVYGIGADAFDRDAVERLLNAKGRDRAMPSPVLVASPEALHDLVTGFPDSTDSEAAPLPGHCVNGTRLVRRSREWRGVMCPLWDGVPGQQSRHGAVIMWLPRQPPPIWRARVRPGSRFDRGQYHRAAPSFRVGVVSPASGTGGTCSPVGPIAGGPAAAGAGRAGGHKDGRCGRRSSSRRRRPSTGHGRRR; encoded by the coding sequence ATGGCCGTTCGTTTTGACTGCTCCACGGCGTCGGGCCGGGGCGACGGGCTGCGCGAGGCCGCGTCGGCGGTGCGTCGGGGTGATCTGGTGGTGCTGCCGACGGACACCGTCTACGGCATCGGGGCGGACGCCTTCGACCGCGACGCGGTGGAGAGGCTGCTGAATGCCAAGGGCAGGGACCGGGCCATGCCCTCACCGGTGCTGGTCGCATCCCCGGAGGCCCTGCACGATCTGGTCACCGGTTTCCCAGATTCAACGGATTCTGAAGCGGCTCCCCTCCCAGGGCATTGCGTGAACGGAACTCGTCTGGTTCGCCGGTCTCGTGAGTGGCGTGGTGTCATGTGTCCGTTGTGGGACGGGGTGCCGGGGCAGCAGAGCAGGCACGGTGCGGTGATCATGTGGTTGCCGAGACAGCCCCCGCCGATATGGCGTGCGCGAGTCAGGCCCGGTTCCCGCTTCGATCGGGGGCAGTACCACCGGGCCGCTCCATCCTTCCGTGTGGGCGTGGTAAGCCCCGCGTCCGGAACCGGTGGGACATGTTCACCGGTAGGCCCCATCGCGGGTGGCCCAGCCGCTGCAGGAGCTGGTCGTGCCGGAGGGCACAAGGATGGGCGGTGCGGGCGTCGATCTTCCAGCCGTCGCCGTCGTCCCAGCACTGGACACGGTAGAAGGCGGTGA